From Prosthecobacter vanneervenii:
TAAGTTATATGGGGTTGTTCTCTCTTCCGGTGGTGAAAATAGGATCGGTGTCCATGGATGGCACGGAGCCGGTGTTCATACTTGGCCCCTGCGTTATCGAGAGCGAGGACTTCATCTGGGGTGTCGCCGAAAAACTCGGCGCCATGGCGCAGCAGCACGGCTGGCGCTGGGTCTTCAAAGCCTCCTACGACAAGGCCAATCGCAGCGCCATCTCCTCTTACCGCGGCCTCGGTTGCGAGGCCGGGTGCAAGCTCCTCGCCCAGATCGGTGCCAAGCTCGGCGTCCCCGTCACCACCGACGTCCACACTGTTGAGGAGGCAAAGCAGGCCGCCGAGCATATCGACCTCCTCCAGATCCCCGCCTTCCTCTGCCGCCAGACCGACCTCATCGTTGCCGCAGGCGAAACCGGCCGCACCGTGAACGTCAAAAAAGGCCAGTTCATGGCCCCCTGGGATGTCAAAAACATCGCCGACAAGCTCGTCGCCTCCGGTTGTCAGAATTTCATGTTCACCGAGCGCGGCACCACTTTCGGCTACAACAACCTCGTGGCCGATATGCGCTCCCTCTACTGGATGCGGGAGCTCGGCTACCGCGCCGTCATGGACGCCACCCACAGCGTCCAGCGTCCCGGCGGTCTTGGCACCGCCACGGGCGGCGATGGCAAGCTCGCCCCCGTCCTCGCACGTGCCGCCGTGGCCACCGGCTGCGATGGCGTCTTCATGGAGACCCATCCGGACCCCGCCAAAGCCTTCTCAGACGGCCCCAATCAAATCCCCCTTTCGCAGATCGCGGAAGTGGTCGAAACCTTGCGCAAGATTCATGGCCTCGTTCGCGACATCTCTTGAGCGGCTCTACCCTCGCAGGATCGCGCTTTCCGTCACCATGGGCGTGGTGGCGGGTCTCGTCATGTTTGCCGCCGGTCAGCAGACCGCACCCACCGACCCCGGCATGGGGGCCTTCCTCCACATGGTCCCCCTCGGCACCGTCAACAAAGGTGCCGTCATCCCCTCCTTTGACTCCACCGGCCGCCGCACCTCCCTCATCACTGCAGACGTGCTTCGCCGTGTGGACGACGAGCGTATCTACGCTGAAAACCTCGTGGTGCAGATGTTCAACGCAGACCCCAAAAACGACGTCCGCATCGACCTCCGCACCGCCTTCTACCAGATGGCCGGCGAGGGCGGCATCCTCCGCAGCACTGAGCGCAGCCGCGTCACCCGTGCAGACTTCCAGATCGAGGGCGACAGCCTCATCTTCGACACCGCAAAAAATCAGGGCCGGATGACAGGAAACATCCATATGGTCATCTTTGACAGCGGCACCGACAGCAGCGAGGTACCACCCCCCGCCGATCGTCCCTCCTCCAAGTAATATGAAGACGCCCACCCTCCTGTTCATTGCCCTTCTGGCGGGCAGCGCCGGTGCGCTGGCCCAGGCCCCGGAGGATGCGCGCCCGCTTTTCGATTTCCGCAAAAAGAAGGTCGATGACGACACCGCCGCCAAGGCCCTCAATGCTGCCAAGGAAGCCGTCAAGCAGGTGCCTGACTCCGTCAAAGACAAGGCCAAGGAGCTCCTCCTCTCACCCGATGGCGTCGAGATGCGTCAGAAGGCCCTCCAGGCCGCCCAGGGTATGATTCAGGGCGGCAGCAGCAACAGCGCGGCCCCCACCCCCGTAGCGGCACCCGCCGCATCTACCCCGGCTCCGGCTGGCTCCACACCGCCTGCTGCCGACGCAGCACCCGCTCCGGCCTCTCCCAGCATTCCTGTCGTGGAGGCTCCGCCTCCTCCTCCTTCCGGTCCGCGTCCCAAGCCCCTCCAGCCGCTGAACCTCGACGAGGTGCCCAAGGCCACGAAAGGCCAGATCGACATCACCGCCCAGAAAAGCGCCTTCTTCGACGCCAATAACAACTACGGTATCTACACCGGAGACGTGAAGGCCCGCCACCCGCAGATGTACATCGAGTGCGAGGAGCTCGAGCTCTTCATGGCCAAGCAGGAGGGCGGAGTCCTCGGTGCCCCCAAGCCCAAAAAACCCGCGCCCGCCGCCAGTGATGCGGACATCGTGGCTCCCTCCAAAAAGAAAGCCGAAAACACCGCCCCTCCCATCGACAAGGCCGACGCCCGCGGCCCCATGGTCACCGTGGAAAAAGTCGCCGAAGATGGCGAGCTCCAGATCGGCCATTGCAAGCACCTCATCTACGACGGCAAAACCGGCAACACCACCCTGCTCGAATGGCCCCAGGTCCAGGCTGGCAACCGCCTCCACAAGGCCACCGAGGCTGGCTGCATCATGGTCATCGACAAAGCTGGCAAGCTCACCACCACCGGCGGTCACGAGACCATCGTTCTTCAGGGCGATGAGGCCACCCCCCGTAGAAGTGTCCAGTCCCTCCCTCCGCAGTGATCATGGCGACGCGAAAGAAAAAGCCGAAGAACAATGACGACGGCGGGAATGCACTGCCACTCCCTCTGGTCGATGGTCGTCCCAACGGCGGGGTAGGGGGCGTCAATCCAGACGAAAACACCCTCCTGCACACCGAAGGGCTCAAAAAAGTCTATGATGGTCGCGCCGTGGTCAATGGCGTCGATATTGAGGTCAAAAAGGGCGAGATCGTCGGCCTCCTCGGCCCCAACGGCGCCGGCAAGACCACCACCTTCTACATGATCGTAGGCCTCGTGCAGCCCAATGGCGGCAAGGTCATCTTTGACGGCAAGACCGTTACCAACGAGCCCATGTACATGCGCTCCCGCTTCGGCATGGGCTACCTCCCGCAGGAGGAGTCCATCTTCCGTCGCCTCACCGTCCGTGAAAACATCATGGGCGTCATGGAGACCCAGCCCTATTCCAAATCAGAGCGTGAGGACCAGACCCAGTCCCTCATGGAGAAATTCGGCATCGACCACGTCGCCGACAATCTCGCCATCACCCTCAGCGGTGGTGAAAAGCGCCGCCTCACCATCGCCCGCTCCCTCGTCACCTCGCCCAAGCTCCTCATGCTCGATGAGCCCTTCAGCGGCGTGGACCCTATCGCCGTCAGCGAGATCCAGGAGATCATCCGCATGCTCCGCAGCGCCGGCCTCGCCATCCTCATCACCGACCACAACGTGCGCGAAACCCTCAACATCGTGGACCGCGCCTACCTCATCTTCGAGGGCCGCGTGCGCCGCCACGGCAGCAAAGATTTCCTCGTCAATGATGACGAAGCCCGCCGCCTCTATCTCGGCGAGGGCTTCACCATGTAACATTTCAACCAACCCCAACAAAGGAGCACACCATGCAAAAACACAACGTCAACCTCCCCATCATCGTGACCGCCCGTCATATGGAAGTCACCGATGCGATCCGTGATTACGCTCACAAAAAGGT
This genomic window contains:
- the kdsA gene encoding 3-deoxy-8-phosphooctulonate synthase, with the translated sequence MGLFSLPVVKIGSVSMDGTEPVFILGPCVIESEDFIWGVAEKLGAMAQQHGWRWVFKASYDKANRSAISSYRGLGCEAGCKLLAQIGAKLGVPVTTDVHTVEEAKQAAEHIDLLQIPAFLCRQTDLIVAAGETGRTVNVKKGQFMAPWDVKNIADKLVASGCQNFMFTERGTTFGYNNLVADMRSLYWMRELGYRAVMDATHSVQRPGGLGTATGGDGKLAPVLARAAVATGCDGVFMETHPDPAKAFSDGPNQIPLSQIAEVVETLRKIHGLVRDIS
- a CDS encoding LptA/OstA family protein — encoded protein: MKTPTLLFIALLAGSAGALAQAPEDARPLFDFRKKKVDDDTAAKALNAAKEAVKQVPDSVKDKAKELLLSPDGVEMRQKALQAAQGMIQGGSSNSAAPTPVAAPAASTPAPAGSTPPAADAAPAPASPSIPVVEAPPPPPSGPRPKPLQPLNLDEVPKATKGQIDITAQKSAFFDANNNYGIYTGDVKARHPQMYIECEELELFMAKQEGGVLGAPKPKKPAPAASDADIVAPSKKKAENTAPPIDKADARGPMVTVEKVAEDGELQIGHCKHLIYDGKTGNTTLLEWPQVQAGNRLHKATEAGCIMVIDKAGKLTTTGGHETIVLQGDEATPRRSVQSLPPQ
- the lptB gene encoding LPS export ABC transporter ATP-binding protein, producing MATRKKKPKNNDDGGNALPLPLVDGRPNGGVGGVNPDENTLLHTEGLKKVYDGRAVVNGVDIEVKKGEIVGLLGPNGAGKTTTFYMIVGLVQPNGGKVIFDGKTVTNEPMYMRSRFGMGYLPQEESIFRRLTVRENIMGVMETQPYSKSEREDQTQSLMEKFGIDHVADNLAITLSGGEKRRLTIARSLVTSPKLLMLDEPFSGVDPIAVSEIQEIIRMLRSAGLAILITDHNVRETLNIVDRAYLIFEGRVRRHGSKDFLVNDDEARRLYLGEGFTM